A stretch of DNA from Alicyclobacillus acidocaldarius subsp. acidocaldarius Tc-4-1:
CGTCCCGGCCATTGTCCTGATGGATCACGCGGGCCGCGCCATCGCCGATCGCGTCCGGGAACTTCGCCCGGACAAAGTGGTGGTCCTGTGCGGCAAAGGCATGAACGGCGGCGACGGCTGGGTGGCGGCGAGATGGCTGCGCCACGCGGGCATCGAGGTCGAAGTGTTGTCCTCGTGCGATCCGGCCGCCCTTCAGGGCGACGCGCGCGCCGCGCAGCAGATGGCGGAGCGATTTGGCGTTCCGTGGCGGGTCTACGAGCCCGGAAGCATTCACCAGTCGCTCTCCGAGTTCGGCCAAGGCGGACGCCTTCGCGCCGTGCTCATCGACGCGCTGCTTGGCACCGGGGTTTCCAGGCCGGCCGAGGGCGTGATGGCGCAGATGATTGAGGAGGCCAACGCGTCCTCGGCGTACATCGTGAGCGCCGACCTTCCGTCCGGCGTCGACGCGTCCACCGGAGAGGTCCCTGGACCCGCCATCAAGGCGCACGAGACCATCGCCATGGGGGCCGAGAAGCTTGGCACGGCGGTGACGCCCGGCGCCGTCTACGCCGGCCTCGTGCGCGTGGCAGACGTGGGCATCCCTGTCGATCCGGCGCGCGTCCGGGCGTCCTACGTATCGCCCGCGGCCTTTGGAAAACGGTTCGGCTTCCGCAGCGCCATGAGCCACAAGGGCACCTTCGGCAAGGTGGGCATCGCCCTCGGCCAGATGCCGGGCGCGAGCCGGCTTGCCTCGCTCGCGGCGCTTCGCGCAGGCGCGGGGCTGGTGGTCGTCGCGGGTGCCCGTGTCGACGCGTCGCTGTTCGCGCCCGATGTCGTCGTGCGAGAAGGCGGCGATCCCGCGCAGTTGCTGCAAGATGTGGACGCCGTGATCGTCGGGCCCGGGCTTGGGCTGCTCGGCCGCGAGGCGCGCACGTGGTTGTACGATCTCGTCCGGGCGGGCGTGGCGCGCGGGGTGGTTGACGCGGAGGCGCTCGCAGCCGTGGCGCACGCGGGCCAGTTCGGTCCGGTGGCGGGCGAATTTGTGCTGACGCCGCATCCCAAGGAGGCCGCGCGCATGCTCGGCTGGGATGCGCGCCAGGTGCAGGCCCGGCGGCTGGAGGCCGCGAGGACCATCGCCGCGCGGAGTCAGGCGGTGACGCTCCTCAAGGGGCACCGGACCGTCATCGCGCACCCGGATGGGCGGGTGCGGGTGAATCCCACGGGATCGAGCGCGCTTGCGGTAGCGGGGACGGGCGACGTGTTGGCCGGCGTCATTGGCGCCCTCATCGCGCAGGGGCTGGACGCGTTCGACGCCGCCTCCCTCGGCGCCTGGCTGCACGGTAGGGCCGGCGAGCGCGCGGGAGAAGAGCTGACGGAGGTCGCCGTCACGGCTTCGGACGTCATTGCTCGGCTGCCGGATGCGGTGCGCGCGTATCGCGCGGAGGTGGACGCCTCGGAGTGAGGATGGTGCGTGGCGGAGAAAGGCGAGGTGGCTATGCGAAAGCTAACGGCAGTCCTGTTGTCGCTCGCCCTCGCGGGGGGCGTCGTCGCTGGCTGCGGCATCCCCGGCACCACGAGTTCCGTGAGTCACAAGATCCAGTCGGAGGCGCAGGCCCTCGAGAACAAGAACTACCAGAGCGAGGCCATCATGACGGTGCAGATGGACAACAACGTCCAGAAGTACTTCGTGCGCGTCTCCTACGAGTCGAAAGACATGTACAAGATTGAGCTCGGCAACGCAGACAAACAGATCAATCAGGTCATTGTCCGCACGCCCAACGGCATGTTCATCGTCAGCCCGTCGCTCGGAAAGGTGTTTCGCTTCAACGGCAACTGGGCGCAGAACCAGGGGCAGATCTACCTCTACGATCAGCTCCTGCAGCGCATCGCATCCGACAAATCCGTCAAGGTGAGCCGGGAGAAGGACGCATACGCGTTCGAGGTACCCGTGGTCCCCGCGAGCGACGTGGTCAGTCGAGAACAAATTGTGCTTTCCAAGGACCTGAAACCGCAGTCGGTCACGCTGCTCGACAAGAACGGCAAGGCCGCGGTCGTCATCACGTACCAGTCGTTCGAAACCGGCGTCGAGTTCCCGAAGAATGCCTTCGATCCGCAGACCATCGCGCAAGCCGGGCAGGCCGCCAAACCCACCCTCGCATCCGATCACGCCTTCGACTACATCGAACCACCGGCCATGTACGGCACGAAGCTCACCGATCTCGCACAACCCGACGAGTCCAGTATCATCATGCGCTATCAGGGAGGCGGCCATCACTACGTCCTCACGGAGTCAGCGTTGACCCCGGGCGCCGCGGGGCTCCCGAACGCCGAATTGGTCGACCTCTACGGGGTCCCGGCGATCTACGACGAGGCGCCCGGCACCCGAGTCGCCAATCTGACCTGGATGCAAAACGGCATCGAGTTCGATCTCACGTCCAACGATCTCTCGCTGCCCGAACTCGAACACATCGCCATCTCCACCTTTGCCGAGGTCGGAAAGTGACGCCATTCCTCCTTCCGCCGCGCCATCTCAGAGGAAGCCCGAGGCCTCTGGGTGGCGCGTTTGTGTTACAATCGGCACATGAGGTGACCCCGAATGTACCGGCCCCTGTTTGCCGTGATCGATCTCGCCCATCTTTCCCACAACATCCGGTATCTGAAGAGCAGGTTGCGCTCGGGCGCGAGCCTCATGGTGGCGGTGAAGGCGGACGCTTATGGCCACGGCGTGCGAGCGGTGGTTGAGCGGCTCGTGCGCGAGGGGGTGCATCACGTGGCGGTGGCTTCCCTCGAGGAGGCGCTCGAGATCCGCGCGTTCCATCGCGACGTGAACATCCTGGTTTTGGGCGCGGTGACGCCAGACGCGTGTGCGAAGGCGGCGGAGGCTGAGATCGAGATTGCCCTGACCGATCTGAGCCCCGTTGAGGAGATCCCGCGCCTGCCGAAGCGGCTTCGAGTCCACCTGCCGCTGGACACGGGCATGAACCGGCTGGGGGTCAAGCGTACGGACGAGGCGGTGGCGCTCGCGCGGGCCATTGCGGCGCGAGAAGATCTGGAACTGGTGGGTGCGGGCACGCACCTGGCCGCCGCCGACGCGGATGATCCCGCGCACGCGGCGGGGCAGATGGAGCGCCTCGGGGAGTTTGTGCGCGCGCTCGAGGAGGCGGGGCTTCGCCCGCCGCGCATCCACGCCGGGAACAGCGCGGCGCTTTTGCGCAATCCCGCATGGCACCTCGATATGGTCCGCGTGGGCATTGCCGCGTACGGCTATTCGCCGGATCCGTCGGTTCTCCCGGTGCACTCGCTGCGCCCGGTGATGAGCCTCTACGCGGGCGTGCTGCGCGTCGCTCGCGCACAGCCTGGGGAAACCGTGGGGTACGGAGCAACCTTCACCGTGACGCGGCCCATGACCATCGCCACCGTTGCCGGCGGGTACGCGGACGGCTACCCGCGGCAGTTGTCGAATCAGGGCGAGGTGCTCGTTCGCGGCGAGCTGCGGCCTGTCATCGGCCGCGTCTGCATGGATCAGCTGATGGCGGACGTGACAGGGCTCGACGTCGCGACCGGAGACATCGCGGCGCTCTTCGGCTACGATGCGCCCTCCGCCTGGCGCACGGGGTGGTGGAGCCGCTTGCGTCCGGAAGAACGAAGGGTTCGCGTGCAGGAATCGTATCGAATGGCGTCGAATGTGGAAGAGAGGCGCGTGTTGTCGCTTCATCGACTGGCGGCGCGGGCGCAGACCATCCCGTACGAGATCTTGTGTCGCGTGCACCGGCGCGTGCCGCGCGTCGTGTGCGATTGACAGGGGCGCCCGGCGCGTTTCGACGCCTTTTTTGCGCCACGAGAAACGGGCGGCTATAATGGCGGCATGGAAGCCGTCTGGGACGTCGCTGCAAACAGTGGAGGTGCCGCGCTTGTCGAGTTCGAAATTCAACGCCTGGAATCAAGCTGCGGGTCGCGAATCCGGAGACAAACGCGCGCGTGACATCGTGCGCGAGGCGCTGCGTATGTATGTATCGAGGAGAGAGCCCGGAGATCTGCGCGAGACCATGCAGCGCGGGTATCAGGAGATGGCGCCTCTCAACCTGCGCATCGCCTGTGAGGCGTTTCTGGTCGAGCAGGAGGCCGGCAACACCGTGGAGCGCTTGGTGAGCGGGGTGTGAACGATTGAATGTCAGGCGTGGGGACATCTTCTTTGCGGATCTGTCGCCTGTGGTCGGCTCGGAGCAAGGAGGATTTCGCCCCGTACTCGTGGTGCAAAATGACATCGGCAACCGCTTCAGCCCGACGGTGATTGTGGCGGCCATCACCGCGCAGATCCAGAAGGCCAAGTTGCCGACGCACGTGGAGATCAAGGCGGAGAAGTACGGTCTGGAGCGCGATTCCGTGATTCTGCTCGAGCAGCTGCGCACCATCGATAAGCAGCGCCTGACCGACAAGATCACGCATCTGGACGACGAAGCCATGAAGCTCGTCAACGAGGGGCTGTTGATCAGCCTCGGCCTGGTGGATTTCTGAAGATTCGCTTTGGAACGCGGAGTAGAAACGGAGAAGGACGGATGGGCCATCCGTCTTTTTCATGCGCAAAAGGAGCGAGGGAATCGACATGCCGCAACCGAAACCATCCATGATCCGCAACCCCGACGCCTATCCTTCGGGGGATCAGAAGATCGAGTGGGCACGGGCGCACATGCCGCTCGTGGGTGAGATTGAGCGCCGTTTCGCCGAAGAAAAGCCGTTTCTGGGCAAGCGCATCTCCATGTGCCTGCACCTGGAGGCCAAGACGGCCCGCCTTGCGCTCGCCATTCAGGCCGGGGGCGCCGAGGTGGCCATCGCCGGTTCGAATCCGCTGTCCACCCAGGATGACATCGCGGCTGCCCTGGCGCGCCGCGGCGTGCGCGTGTACGCCTGGCACGGGGCGACGCCCGAGGAGTATCGCAGCCACCTCGAGGCTGTGCTCGACTGGGAGCCCGAGGGCGTGATCGACGACGGAGCCGATCTCGCCACGATGCTGCACCGCGAGCGGCCGGAGCAGGCGGCGCGGATCCGCGGGGGATGCGAGGAGACCACCACGGGCATCCTGCGGCTTCGGGCCATGGCGCGCGAGGGTGTCCTGCGCTACCCGATGCTCGCCGTCAACGACGCGCAGTGCAAGCACCTGTTCGACAATCGGTACGGCACTGGGCAGAGCGTGTGGGACGGGTTTATGCGCACCACGAATCTGATGATTGCCGGGAAGACCGTGGTTGTGGTGGGCTACGGTTGGTGTGGCAAGGGCGTGGCCATGCGCGCGCGAGGGCTCGGCGCGCAAGTGGTGGTGTGCGAGGTGGATCCGATTCGCGCGGTGGAGGCGGTGATGGAAGGGTTCCGGGTGATGCCGATTCGGGAGGCGGCCGAGGTGGGCGACATCTTCATCGCGGTCACGGGCAACAAGGCGGTCATCTCGCGGGACGCGATGGAGCGGATGAAGGATGGGGCCATCCTCGGTAACGCGGGCCATTTCGACGTCGAGGTGGACAAGGAGGCACTTTCCGATCTCGCCGTGGAGGTGCGCACCGCCCGCCCGAACGTGGACGAGTATCGACTCGCCGACGGGCGCAGGTTGTATCTCATCGCCGAAGGCAGGCTCGTCAACCTCGCGGCGGGGGACGGCCATCCCGTCGAGGTGATGGACATGACGTTCGCGCTTCAGGCGCTCGGCCTGCGCGAAGTGATGACGAAGTCGTACCCGCCTGGGCTGCACGCCATCCCGGCGCATATGGATGAAGAGGTGGCGCGTATGCGGCTTGCGACGTGGGGCGTCGAGATCGACGAGTTGACCGAGGCGCAGAAGCGGTACCTGGCGAGTTGGAACGCTTGAGCGCTGGGGCGGAGGTGGGGTGCTTGACGAGGCCATTGATTGGACTGACTGGATCGCACGAACTGAGGCAGAGCGCGGTCCCGGGTGTGCCGCTCCAGGCGGTGATGCTTGCGGACGACTACGCGCGCGGCGTGGAGCGGGCTGGCGGACTGCCGGTGGTGTTGCCCTATCTCGCGGATGAGGCGAGCGCCATTGAACTGGGCATGCGGCTCGATGGGCTCGTGCTGACGGGCGGCAACGATGTCGATCCGAATCTGTACGGGCAGGAACCACTGCAGGGACTCGGGACGCTCGAGCCGGAGCGAGATCGGTTGGAGATGTTGCTCGTGCAGGTGATGCGGCGGGAACAGAAGCCGGTGCTCGGGATTTGCCGCGGTATGCAGATGTTGAACGTGGCGCTTGGCGGAACGCTGTATCAGGATCTGCCGCGCCAGTGGAAGGGTAAAATTCAGCACAGCCAAAAGGCCCCGCGCAACGCGTACGCGCACACGGTCAAGCTGAAGCCGGGATCGCGCGTGGCGCGGTGCTACGGCAAGACGGCGATTCGCGTCAACAGCTTTCATCATCAGGCGGTGAAAGACTTGGCGCCTTCCCTGAAACCGGTGGGTTGGGACAGCGAGGGGCTGGTGGAGGCCGTGGAGTCGGAGGGGCGCTGGCCCATCGTCGCTGTGCAGTGGCATCCGGAAAATCTGTGGCGTGAGGACGAGGGCGCCCTGGCCCTTTTTCACTGGCTCGTGGAGGCTGCCGCCTCACGGGCGGCGGACTTGGCTTCGTCCGGAATGTAGACCTCTTGAACCACCTCGATGAACGCATCCACGAAGTGCGGATCCCACTGGGTCCCGCGCCCTTCTCGAAGCACCTGAAGGGCCTTCTCGACGGGCATGCCGGCGCGGTACGGGCGGTCGGACGTCATGGCGTCAAAGGCGTCGGCCACTGCGAGGATGCGACCAAACAGCGGAATCTCCTCGCCGGCGAGGCCGTCGGGATATCCCTTGCCGTCGTACCGCTCGTGGTGAGACCGGATGCCCGGCAGAAGCGGTTTCATGGCGTCGTCCGGCTGAATCTGCCGAATGATGTTTTCGCCGATCACAGGGTGCTGTTTGATGATGGCGAACTCTTCGTCCGTCAGCTTGCCTTCCTTCAGCAGGATCTCGTCGCGGATCCCAATCTTTCCGATGTCGTGCAAGAGCGCCGATTGCCTCAGTTCGCGCACCGTCTGCGGCGACAGGTTGACCTTGCGGCCGATGGCCTCGGCGTAGCGCGCGACGCGCTGCGAATGGCCCGCCGTGTACGGATCCCGCGCGTCCAGGGCCGCGGCCAGCGTGGCGAAATAGCTGTCGATAAGCTGGCGGTTCATCGCGTCGCGGTGCGCGAGGCCGTTCAGCATCAGGTTGAAGCCTTGGATGAGATCCGAGAACTCATCCATGTACGTGTCGTCCGCGCGCAAGGAAAAATCCCCCCGCTCCACGCGGCGCATCAGCGCCTCGAGCCTGCGGATGGGACGCTGCACGTCGCTCGCCAACAGGTATCCGCCTAATGCGGAGAACAGGGAGCCGAGCGCCAGGATGCCGCCGGCCCACGTCCAATAAGTGGACGATCCGAGTCCCGCGTTGGTCAGACGAACGGCGTTGGCCAATCCAAACAAGAGCAGGGGAAGGGCGCCAAAAACGACGGCGCTCATCGCGAACTTGAACGCGAGCGGCACAACGACCTGGCCGCGCAGCAACACCGACGCGCCGTACAGGTGCTCGCTCCTGCGCCGGATGGTGACGAGCGTCGGTTCAATGGAGCGCGACGTCAGGAAGAATTCGATCACGGCGTGCATGGAGGCGACAATGAGCGTGCCGAGCGAAGCGAGCCATACATACGCCATGGGCAGGTGCAGGAGCCCTCTGTGCACGAGGATGGACGATGACACGAGCCCCGGGATGAGGAACGACAGCCAGTGAGGCCCCATGACGCGGAGCACAGCCAGCGCCGGCAAGTGCAGCGCCCGTTTATAGCCCTTCGTCAGCACGTCTTCTGTCGGATGAGCTGTGAGAAGCGCTTTCCGAATCGGGCGAATTTGCACGCGAAACGCGATGGAGTCCGCCGTGAGCATCAGCACGAGCGATCCGCCGAGGATACCGCAGATGATCCACAGGTCCGTTGGAGTCAGATGGAGGGTGGTGAAGATGAGCACACCGCCCACGCCGAGGACGGCAATGACGGAACCCGCGAAGTAGTTCAGGATGAGCCGCTTGACCAAGCGCTTGAATTCGTAGTTCGCCGTCCAGCTCATACCGCACCCCACATCCCGTCGAACGCATAGCTCACTCGAATGAATTCCACCTGTTGCGCTCAATTCCTGCCGCCGCGGTCGTCGACCGCGCAAATTTGGGCGGGCGCACCAGCGCCATAAGGCCCGGTCCTGGTTTCTCCGAGAGTGTCCACGCGCGGAGCCCCTCGCTGCATGTCCTCTGGTGCCCGCCCGGGCGGGCGAATCCGCGGAAGGAGGAACGAGCGATGGCACAAACGAGCCTCGCACTCGGCACGACGTTGCAGCTGCAGACGCAGTCGGGCACGCGCGCCAATGGGCAACCCAAACTGAAGGTGCACAAGTTCAACCACGTGTCGCCGCAGGCGGCGGACGAAGATCTGCTCGCGGTCGGCCTCGCGTTGGCGCAGCTCATCGATGAGCCGCTCGTGCAGGTGGAGCGGGTGGATGTGGCGCTCCTGACGAACGCGCCCACTGGCGGAAGCGGCGCGGGCGCAGGGGGTTCCGGTGGCAGCGGCTCCACTGGCGGCACGGGTTCCGGCGGGCAGGGGCCGAGCGCGTGAACGCGAAGCCCGACGGAGATGGGCGTGGGTTCCGATTTGAATGGACAGGAGGCGCGTCGATGGCCGCGAAGGTATCACTCCACTTG
This window harbors:
- the alr gene encoding alanine racemase translates to MYRPLFAVIDLAHLSHNIRYLKSRLRSGASLMVAVKADAYGHGVRAVVERLVREGVHHVAVASLEEALEIRAFHRDVNILVLGAVTPDACAKAAEAEIEIALTDLSPVEEIPRLPKRLRVHLPLDTGMNRLGVKRTDEAVALARAIAAREDLELVGAGTHLAAADADDPAHAAGQMERLGEFVRALEEAGLRPPRIHAGNSAALLRNPAWHLDMVRVGIAAYGYSPDPSVLPVHSLRPVMSLYAGVLRVARAQPGETVGYGATFTVTRPMTIATVAGGYADGYPRQLSNQGEVLVRGELRPVIGRVCMDQLMADVTGLDVATGDIAALFGYDAPSAWRTGWWSRLRPEERRVRVQESYRMASNVEERRVLSLHRLAARAQTIPYEILCRVHRRVPRVVCD
- a CDS encoding bifunctional ADP-dependent NAD(P)H-hydrate dehydratase/NAD(P)H-hydrate epimerase, producing the protein MYLVTSDEMRCFDHDTIHRLGVPAIVLMDHAGRAIADRVRELRPDKVVVLCGKGMNGGDGWVAARWLRHAGIEVEVLSSCDPAALQGDARAAQQMAERFGVPWRVYEPGSIHQSLSEFGQGGRLRAVLIDALLGTGVSRPAEGVMAQMIEEANASSAYIVSADLPSGVDASTGEVPGPAIKAHETIAMGAEKLGTAVTPGAVYAGLVRVADVGIPVDPARVRASYVSPAAFGKRFGFRSAMSHKGTFGKVGIALGQMPGASRLASLAALRAGAGLVVVAGARVDASLFAPDVVVREGGDPAQLLQDVDAVIVGPGLGLLGREARTWLYDLVRAGVARGVVDAEALAAVAHAGQFGPVAGEFVLTPHPKEAARMLGWDARQVQARRLEAARTIAARSQAVTLLKGHRTVIAHPDGRVRVNPTGSSALAVAGTGDVLAGVIGALIAQGLDAFDAASLGAWLHGRAGERAGEELTEVAVTASDVIARLPDAVRAYRAEVDASE
- a CDS encoding type II toxin-antitoxin system PemK/MazF family toxin, yielding MNVRRGDIFFADLSPVVGSEQGGFRPVLVVQNDIGNRFSPTVIVAAITAQIQKAKLPTHVEIKAEKYGLERDSVILLEQLRTIDKQRLTDKITHLDDEAMKLVNEGLLISLGLVDF
- a CDS encoding gamma-glutamyl-gamma-aminobutyrate hydrolase family protein; the encoded protein is MGCLTRPLIGLTGSHELRQSAVPGVPLQAVMLADDYARGVERAGGLPVVLPYLADEASAIELGMRLDGLVLTGGNDVDPNLYGQEPLQGLGTLEPERDRLEMLLVQVMRREQKPVLGICRGMQMLNVALGGTLYQDLPRQWKGKIQHSQKAPRNAYAHTVKLKPGSRVARCYGKTAIRVNSFHHQAVKDLAPSLKPVGWDSEGLVEAVESEGRWPIVAVQWHPENLWREDEGALALFHWLVEAAASRAADLASSGM
- a CDS encoding HD-GYP domain-containing protein, with translation MSWTANYEFKRLVKRLILNYFAGSVIAVLGVGGVLIFTTLHLTPTDLWIICGILGGSLVLMLTADSIAFRVQIRPIRKALLTAHPTEDVLTKGYKRALHLPALAVLRVMGPHWLSFLIPGLVSSSILVHRGLLHLPMAYVWLASLGTLIVASMHAVIEFFLTSRSIEPTLVTIRRRSEHLYGASVLLRGQVVVPLAFKFAMSAVVFGALPLLLFGLANAVRLTNAGLGSSTYWTWAGGILALGSLFSALGGYLLASDVQRPIRRLEALMRRVERGDFSLRADDTYMDEFSDLIQGFNLMLNGLAHRDAMNRQLIDSYFATLAAALDARDPYTAGHSQRVARYAEAIGRKVNLSPQTVRELRQSALLHDIGKIGIRDEILLKEGKLTDEEFAIIKQHPVIGENIIRQIQPDDAMKPLLPGIRSHHERYDGKGYPDGLAGEEIPLFGRILAVADAFDAMTSDRPYRAGMPVEKALQVLREGRGTQWDPHFVDAFIEVVQEVYIPDEAKSAAREAAASTSQ
- a CDS encoding adenosylhomocysteinase; the encoded protein is MPQPKPSMIRNPDAYPSGDQKIEWARAHMPLVGEIERRFAEEKPFLGKRISMCLHLEAKTARLALAIQAGGAEVAIAGSNPLSTQDDIAAALARRGVRVYAWHGATPEEYRSHLEAVLDWEPEGVIDDGADLATMLHRERPEQAARIRGGCEETTTGILRLRAMAREGVLRYPMLAVNDAQCKHLFDNRYGTGQSVWDGFMRTTNLMIAGKTVVVVGYGWCGKGVAMRARGLGAQVVVCEVDPIRAVEAVMEGFRVMPIREAAEVGDIFIAVTGNKAVISRDAMERMKDGAILGNAGHFDVEVDKEALSDLAVEVRTARPNVDEYRLADGRRLYLIAEGRLVNLAAGDGHPVEVMDMTFALQALGLREVMTKSYPPGLHAIPAHMDEEVARMRLATWGVEIDELTEAQKRYLASWNA
- a CDS encoding DUF1659 domain-containing protein; this encodes MAQTSLALGTTLQLQTQSGTRANGQPKLKVHKFNHVSPQAADEDLLAVGLALAQLIDEPLVQVERVDVALLTNAPTGGSGAGAGGSGGSGSTGGTGSGGQGPSA
- a CDS encoding LolA family protein; translated protein: MAEKGEVAMRKLTAVLLSLALAGGVVAGCGIPGTTSSVSHKIQSEAQALENKNYQSEAIMTVQMDNNVQKYFVRVSYESKDMYKIELGNADKQINQVIVRTPNGMFIVSPSLGKVFRFNGNWAQNQGQIYLYDQLLQRIASDKSVKVSREKDAYAFEVPVVPASDVVSREQIVLSKDLKPQSVTLLDKNGKAAVVITYQSFETGVEFPKNAFDPQTIAQAGQAAKPTLASDHAFDYIEPPAMYGTKLTDLAQPDESSIIMRYQGGGHHYVLTESALTPGAAGLPNAELVDLYGVPAIYDEAPGTRVANLTWMQNGIEFDLTSNDLSLPELEHIAISTFAEVGK